A section of the Aigarchaeota archaeon genome encodes:
- the tuf gene encoding translation elongation factor EF-1 subunit alpha, producing MSTKPHLNLIVIGHVDHGKSTTMGHLLYKMGAIDERTIQTYEEEAKKLGKETFKYAWVLDRIKEERERGLTIDLAFQKFETKKYYFTLIDAPGHRDFVKNMITGASQADAAILVVSAKKGEYEVGIAPGGQTREHAFLAFMLGIRQLIVAINKMDDSTVNWSQERYNEVKQGVQDLLKRVGYDVSKIHFIPVSGWLGDNLVERSKNLPWYNGPTLIEALDAFQEPQKPIDKPLRIPIQAVYSIKGVGTVPVGRVETGVLKPGDTIVIMPPNIKAEVKSIEMHHQPLQQAVPGDNIGFNLKGVERSQLARGMVVSHPDNPCSIAKEFIGQIVVIYHPTAIAAGYTPVMHIHTAQVAVKFAELISKIDPRTGQVVEKNPQFLKTGDIALVRLVPLQPTALEPYSQFPELGRFAIRDSGMTIAAGIVKEITQKA from the coding sequence ATGTCCACAAAACCACACTTAAACCTGATAGTTATCGGACACGTAGACCATGGAAAGTCAACAACAATGGGCCATTTATTGTATAAAATGGGCGCTATCGACGAAAGAACTATCCAAACATATGAAGAGGAAGCGAAGAAGCTCGGGAAGGAGACCTTTAAGTATGCATGGGTGCTTGACAGAATCAAAGAGGAACGAGAAAGAGGACTGACGATAGACCTTGCGTTTCAAAAGTTCGAGACTAAGAAGTACTACTTTACGTTGATCGACGCTCCTGGTCACAGAGACTTCGTAAAGAACATGATAACCGGAGCGAGCCAAGCGGATGCCGCGATATTGGTCGTTTCCGCGAAGAAGGGCGAATATGAGGTAGGAATAGCGCCCGGTGGACAGACGAGAGAGCATGCCTTCCTAGCGTTCATGCTAGGCATAAGGCAGTTGATCGTCGCGATCAACAAGATGGACGACAGCACCGTCAACTGGTCTCAAGAAAGATACAATGAGGTAAAGCAGGGTGTACAGGACCTATTAAAGCGTGTTGGCTACGATGTATCAAAGATACACTTCATACCGGTCTCTGGATGGTTGGGCGACAACTTAGTAGAAAGAAGCAAAAACCTTCCATGGTATAACGGCCCGACCTTGATAGAGGCTTTAGACGCATTCCAGGAACCACAGAAACCCATCGACAAACCTTTAAGGATACCGATACAAGCGGTTTACTCCATTAAGGGTGTAGGAACAGTACCTGTCGGAAGAGTCGAGACGGGTGTTCTGAAACCCGGTGATACCATTGTTATAATGCCGCCTAACATAAAGGCTGAAGTCAAGAGTATAGAGATGCACCACCAGCCTTTACAGCAGGCAGTACCTGGCGATAACATAGGGTTTAACCTGAAGGGCGTAGAAAGAAGTCAGCTTGCGAGAGGCATGGTTGTTAGTCATCCAGATAACCCGTGCAGTATAGCGAAGGAGTTTATTGGTCAGATTGTAGTGATATACCATCCGACGGCTATAGCGGCAGGCTATACACCAGTCATGCACATACATACGGCACAAGTTGCTGTAAAGTTTGCTGAGCTAATATCAAAGATAGACCCGAGGACTGGACAGGTCGTAGAAAAGAACCCACAGTTTTTGAAGACAGGAGACATAGCTCTCGTGAGGCTTGTGCCATTACAACCGACGGCGCTCGAACCATACTCCCAGTTCCCTGAGTTAGGTAGGTTCGCAATCAGAGACAGCGGTATGACGATAGCTGCTGGTATCGTCAAGGAGATAACACAGAAGGCTTAG
- a CDS encoding 30S ribosomal protein S7, with protein sequence MTLLVGFKIFDKWSVEGIEIRDPGLQRYICLKPVAHSGGRHEHRRFGKANVSVVERLANMLMRPGRNGGKKSKTLKIVRNALEIIHLRTGANPVEVLVRALENAAPREDVTRLSYGGIVYFKAVDISPQRRLDLALRYITTAAREASFRNRKTVDECLADEIILASQNDSRSYAIKKKLELERIALASR encoded by the coding sequence GTGACGCTTTTGGTAGGTTTTAAAATCTTTGACAAGTGGAGTGTAGAAGGTATCGAGATAAGGGACCCAGGTCTACAACGCTACATTTGCCTTAAGCCTGTAGCACATTCCGGTGGAAGACATGAGCATAGAAGGTTTGGGAAAGCCAACGTCAGCGTGGTTGAACGCCTCGCGAATATGCTCATGAGACCTGGGAGGAACGGTGGTAAGAAATCTAAAACCCTTAAAATTGTGCGCAACGCTCTGGAAATAATACACTTGAGAACCGGTGCTAACCCCGTGGAAGTTCTAGTAAGGGCGCTCGAGAATGCCGCACCAAGGGAGGACGTAACGAGGCTCAGCTACGGAGGAATTGTGTACTTTAAGGCAGTTGACATATCGCCCCAGCGAAGATTGGACTTGGCACTTAGATACATAACAACGGCCGCCCGCGAAGCCAGTTTCAGGAACAGGAAAACCGTGGACGAATGTTTAGCAGACGAGATAATTCTGGCCTCACAGAATGATAGCAGGAGTTATGCCATAAAGAAGAAGCTCGAGTTAGAGAGAATAGCTCTGGCGTCAAGGTAA
- a CDS encoding 30S ribosomal protein S12 has translation MGNGLFAARKLVQNRKKFKWSKRDYRIRMLQLKLKTDPLEGAPMARGIVIQKIGIESRQPNSAVRKAVRVQLIKNGKVVTAFLPGDGALNVVDEHDEVLISGIGGSMGKSYGDLPGVRYKVELVNGVPLNLLITGKVKKPKR, from the coding sequence ATGGGCAATGGACTATTCGCAGCAAGAAAACTCGTCCAGAATAGGAAGAAGTTTAAGTGGAGTAAGCGAGATTACCGTATCAGAATGCTACAACTTAAACTAAAGACCGACCCACTCGAAGGCGCACCCATGGCCCGCGGCATAGTTATACAGAAGATTGGGATAGAATCCAGGCAACCGAACTCCGCCGTAAGGAAGGCCGTTAGGGTTCAGCTGATCAAGAACGGTAAAGTCGTCACCGCGTTCTTACCAGGAGACGGTGCCTTAAACGTAGTTGATGAACACGATGAGGTGTTAATCAGCGGCATAGGCGGATCCATGGGCAAAAGCTACGGTGACCTTCCAGGTGTTAGGTACAAGGTAGAGCTAGTAAACGGCGTCCCGCTCAACCTACTAATTACCGGCAAGGTCAAGAAACCTAAGAGGTGA
- a CDS encoding NusA-like transcription termination signal-binding factor codes for MSEGFKLTEKEMKYISLFEAATGVAAVDCVESGDLLVFVVREGDLKKVLSKGGSKVQEFSKIVKKRVKVIELSDDPSKFVKNALMPARVSGPVRIALRPDGKKIAIASVEPKDKGLAIGKNGKTIEVVRLLAKRHYSIDHVTIQ; via the coding sequence TTGAGTGAAGGGTTCAAGCTTACAGAAAAAGAGATGAAATACATATCGCTGTTCGAAGCAGCAACCGGTGTGGCAGCTGTAGATTGTGTCGAGAGCGGAGACTTATTAGTATTCGTCGTAAGAGAGGGTGACCTGAAGAAGGTACTGAGCAAGGGTGGCAGCAAAGTACAGGAATTTTCTAAGATAGTAAAGAAGCGCGTCAAGGTTATTGAGCTTTCGGACGATCCTAGTAAATTTGTTAAGAACGCCCTTATGCCAGCCAGAGTTTCTGGCCCCGTCAGAATAGCCTTGAGACCTGACGGCAAAAAGATAGCTATCGCCTCAGTGGAACCAAAGGACAAGGGGCTTGCTATCGGCAAGAATGGTAAGACCATAGAGGTCGTCAGACTTCTAGCAAAGAGACATTACAGCATAGATCACGTTACCATCCAGTAA
- a CDS encoding 50S ribosomal protein L30e, whose product MNIRKELEVISKTGKVILGFRQSYLSLLNGKSKLVLLAKNCPPNIEKRIYMASKMTGVPMIKTELTSNEIGYILGKPFRVSTLSVLDPGSSSILEEVAPEVE is encoded by the coding sequence ATGAACATAAGAAAGGAACTTGAGGTAATAAGTAAGACAGGCAAAGTTATCCTTGGATTCAGACAATCTTATCTGTCGCTATTAAACGGTAAGTCAAAGCTTGTTTTGCTAGCAAAGAACTGTCCACCCAATATAGAAAAGAGGATTTACATGGCCTCTAAAATGACAGGCGTACCGATGATAAAGACAGAACTGACTTCAAACGAGATTGGTTATATCCTTGGAAAACCATTCAGGGTATCGACACTTTCCGTCTTAGATCCTGGCAGCTCAAGTATACTCGAGGAGGTTGCACCGGAAGTTGAGTGA
- a CDS encoding DNA-directed RNA polymerase subunit A', translating into MSYRGSVAAIKFGILSPDLIRRMSVAEIQNPETYGDDGLPIPTGVMDPRLGTLEPGQRCKTCGNTYLGCPGHFGHIELPVPVIHVGFAKIIHTLLKATCRSCGRILLNDEEIKSFKEELEREKQSGKPYRHVYFKVIQKATSTQTCPHCGEKQLRIELEKPTTFIEAAESELIRLPANVVRARLERIPDDDLVLLDMDPKSARPEWMVLTVLPVPPVYVRPSITLESGFRSEDDLTHKLVDILRVAQRLRENIAAGSPSPVIMELSDLLQYHVTTYINNEAVGISPSVHRSGRVLKTLAQRLKGKEGRFRLNLSGKRVDFSARTVISPDPNIGINEVGVPIEIAMQLTVPEKVTVWNIERLREYVRNGPDKYPGAKYIIRPDGKAIRLKLAHDLNELANALEPGYIVERHLVDGDIVLFNRQPSLHRMSIMAHIVKVLPYKTFRLNLAVCTPYNADFDGDEMNLHVPQSEEAQTEARILLLVQNNIVSPRHGTPIIGAIRDFLTATYLLTKDDTLLSLKEVSYLLAAIGYDGELPEPVVSEPQPLWSGKQIFSLLLPKDFSHKFRSSFTPEELVLIQDGKLIKGVIDKGGIGVEKANNIIQRLVRDYGPDVAREFLDRVVRLANTYLRIRGFTFTIDDLTVPAEVYREISKLFVKMDEEFAKLKTEYEKGKAPVYPGETPEQSFESAILSLLSKTRDTAGKIVRQNISTSNNALIMIKTGARGTSLNIDQMIAVVGQQAVRRERIKRGYTDRVLTFFRPGDLSPRARGFVYNSFMSGLDPIEFFFHMVGGRDGLVDTAVRTQQSGYMQRRLINALESLYIEYDGTVRTTDEKRIIQFQYGEDGVDPAKSEHGQPVNPALIIEKFMKILPSDEPAPNDYIISKSEWYRKIMPEKIVEDLVNELVKAKASKQVVDNAFEEAYKVYFNSRVEPGDAVGVVTAQSIGEPGTQLTLRTFHFAGVREQSILLGLPRLIEIVDARKIPSTPTMRIYLQKDIAKDKAKVQKIANQIQHTALKDIVSEVAINYKRGVLTVKLDTDAMHEKGVTLSDVKNALKIYKPEFKDTSTVILKPPEDSVQALEKLKDKILLDDKMTVKGIKRITKAIVVQENDEYVILTEGSNLREVVRVPGVDATRVITNDIHEIAEVLGIEAARNAIINEAKNVLREQGLDVDIRHLILLADMMTVSGSVRQVGRHGVIKLKESVLARAAFEISVQVLLDAAARGEVDCLKGNVERILMGKEIPVGTGMVSLLMFHQANSLSNEVGDKDEHKKGT; encoded by the coding sequence ATGTCCTACAGGGGCTCGGTAGCTGCTATAAAGTTCGGCATACTCTCGCCCGACCTAATTAGGAGAATGTCCGTAGCTGAGATACAAAACCCCGAGACCTATGGTGACGACGGCCTTCCGATACCTACCGGTGTGATGGACCCAAGGCTAGGAACCCTAGAGCCTGGTCAACGTTGTAAGACGTGTGGTAACACTTATCTCGGATGTCCTGGACACTTTGGACATATAGAGTTACCAGTCCCCGTCATACACGTTGGGTTCGCTAAGATTATACACACTTTACTAAAGGCCACGTGCAGGTCATGCGGCAGAATACTTTTGAACGACGAGGAGATAAAGAGCTTCAAAGAGGAGCTAGAAAGGGAGAAGCAATCCGGAAAACCGTATAGGCACGTTTACTTCAAGGTTATACAAAAGGCAACGTCGACGCAAACATGCCCACACTGCGGCGAGAAGCAGCTAAGGATTGAGTTGGAGAAACCAACGACCTTTATAGAAGCAGCAGAGTCGGAACTTATAAGACTTCCAGCTAACGTGGTCAGGGCTAGACTTGAGAGGATACCCGATGACGACCTAGTGTTACTGGACATGGACCCTAAGAGCGCAAGACCGGAGTGGATGGTACTTACGGTCTTGCCCGTACCGCCCGTTTATGTAAGACCGTCCATCACGCTCGAATCCGGTTTCAGGTCAGAAGACGACCTGACCCACAAGTTGGTAGACATACTTAGGGTTGCTCAAAGGCTTCGGGAAAACATAGCAGCCGGCTCACCTTCACCAGTCATAATGGAGTTATCGGACCTTCTACAGTATCATGTAACGACCTACATCAACAATGAGGCGGTTGGGATATCGCCTTCCGTTCATAGATCTGGTCGTGTACTAAAGACGCTAGCACAGAGGCTGAAAGGTAAAGAAGGTAGGTTCAGGTTAAATCTTTCCGGAAAGAGGGTCGATTTCTCGGCCAGGACCGTTATATCTCCAGACCCCAACATAGGAATAAACGAAGTCGGCGTTCCTATAGAGATAGCGATGCAGCTCACTGTACCAGAAAAAGTTACCGTCTGGAATATTGAAAGATTGCGGGAGTACGTAAGGAATGGACCAGACAAATACCCGGGCGCCAAGTACATAATCAGACCAGATGGTAAGGCAATCAGACTAAAACTTGCGCACGATTTAAACGAGCTGGCAAACGCTTTAGAGCCTGGATATATAGTCGAGCGACACCTTGTCGACGGAGACATCGTGCTGTTTAATAGGCAACCATCGCTCCACAGAATGTCAATAATGGCCCATATAGTTAAAGTCCTTCCGTATAAGACATTTCGCCTCAATCTTGCGGTTTGCACACCGTACAACGCAGACTTTGACGGAGATGAGATGAACTTACACGTTCCACAGAGTGAAGAAGCTCAAACTGAAGCCAGGATACTGCTATTAGTGCAGAACAATATAGTGTCCCCACGCCATGGTACGCCCATAATCGGAGCAATAAGAGATTTCCTCACCGCTACGTACCTACTAACGAAGGATGATACGTTACTCAGCTTAAAGGAGGTGTCTTATCTACTCGCAGCTATAGGATATGACGGTGAGTTACCGGAGCCGGTAGTGAGCGAACCACAGCCTCTATGGAGCGGCAAGCAGATATTCAGCCTACTACTTCCAAAGGACTTCAGCCATAAATTTAGATCAAGTTTTACACCCGAAGAACTTGTCCTTATACAGGATGGCAAACTCATAAAGGGCGTAATAGATAAGGGTGGCATAGGTGTAGAGAAAGCAAATAACATAATACAAAGGTTAGTAAGGGATTATGGGCCTGACGTAGCTAGGGAATTCTTAGACAGGGTGGTAAGGCTCGCTAACACCTACTTACGCATCAGGGGCTTCACGTTCACCATAGACGACCTAACGGTACCGGCCGAAGTTTACCGTGAAATATCCAAACTTTTTGTAAAGATGGATGAGGAGTTTGCCAAACTTAAAACGGAGTACGAAAAGGGCAAGGCTCCCGTTTATCCTGGCGAGACTCCTGAACAATCGTTCGAATCTGCTATACTGTCGCTACTCTCAAAGACTAGAGACACTGCCGGTAAGATCGTGAGACAAAACATATCTACGTCTAACAATGCCCTGATAATGATAAAGACTGGAGCAAGAGGTACGTCGCTTAACATTGACCAAATGATAGCGGTCGTCGGTCAGCAGGCCGTCAGAAGGGAAAGAATAAAAAGAGGATACACGGATAGGGTTCTTACATTCTTTAGGCCAGGGGACCTGTCGCCTAGGGCTAGAGGCTTTGTTTATAACTCATTCATGAGCGGTTTAGATCCGATAGAATTCTTCTTCCACATGGTTGGTGGGAGAGACGGGCTAGTCGATACGGCTGTAAGAACCCAGCAGAGCGGTTATATGCAGCGTAGATTGATAAACGCTCTAGAATCACTATATATTGAATACGACGGTACAGTAAGAACCACGGATGAAAAGAGGATAATACAATTCCAATATGGTGAGGACGGTGTTGACCCGGCTAAAAGCGAACATGGACAACCAGTTAACCCAGCACTGATCATAGAGAAGTTCATGAAGATCTTACCATCTGACGAGCCCGCGCCCAACGATTATATAATTTCAAAGTCCGAATGGTACAGGAAGATTATGCCCGAAAAAATCGTCGAAGATTTAGTAAACGAACTCGTAAAGGCAAAAGCTTCAAAACAAGTGGTCGATAACGCTTTTGAAGAGGCATACAAAGTTTATTTTAACTCTCGGGTAGAGCCTGGCGACGCTGTAGGTGTTGTGACGGCCCAATCAATAGGCGAGCCAGGAACCCAGCTTACACTTAGGACTTTCCACTTTGCAGGCGTTAGGGAACAGAGCATATTGCTCGGCTTACCGAGGTTGATTGAGATAGTTGACGCACGTAAGATCCCCTCTACGCCTACGATGAGGATATATCTTCAAAAAGACATCGCAAAAGATAAGGCCAAAGTACAAAAAATCGCGAATCAAATACAACATACAGCCCTCAAAGACATAGTTTCCGAAGTCGCAATAAACTATAAGCGTGGCGTTTTAACCGTTAAGTTAGATACAGATGCGATGCATGAAAAGGGCGTCACACTGAGCGACGTAAAAAACGCCTTAAAAATTTACAAACCAGAGTTTAAGGATACGAGCACAGTCATACTAAAACCACCGGAGGACAGTGTGCAAGCGCTCGAGAAGCTCAAAGACAAAATACTGCTGGATGACAAAATGACAGTTAAGGGAATTAAGAGAATAACGAAAGCTATAGTCGTACAAGAGAATGATGAGTACGTGATATTAACGGAGGGCTCGAACCTAAGGGAAGTTGTAAGGGTGCCCGGTGTCGATGCCACTAGGGTTATTACGAACGACATACACGAAATTGCCGAAGTGTTAGGAATAGAGGCCGCGAGGAACGCTATAATAAACGAGGCGAAGAACGTGTTGCGCGAACAAGGATTGGACGTAGACATTAGGCATCTTATACTCCTAGCAGATATGATGACCGTTAGCGGTAGTGTAAGGCAAGTCGGTAGACATGGTGTTATTAAACTAAAAGAGAGCGTGCTTGCCAGAGCGGCCTTTGAAATAAGCGTTCAGGTACTACTTGATGCTGCAGCAAGAGGCGAGGTGGACTGCCTGAAAGGAAACGTTGAGAGGATACTCATGGGAAAGGAGATACCCGTGGGTACGGGCATGGTGTCGCTATTGATGTTCCACCAAGCGAACTCATTAAGCAACGAGGTCGGTGATAAAGATGAACATAAGAAAGGAACTTGA
- a CDS encoding DNA-directed RNA polymerase subunit B, translated as MQKEKDQKLTSEDLWYVARSFIEEEGLVQHQIRSYSYFVRKGLQDLVNSLEVQEIKTKHGMLTFKFGTIEIDKPRVIEIDGTINDNITPAECRLRKLTYAAPLYAKMNLYLDGKLLSSERVEVGIIPVMVKSDICPLSKMTHDELLAIGEDPMDPGGYFIINGSERVIVAIEDLAPNKILVTEKEVGGKPQYSAVVLSSAFGRQAKVEVTYKEGSPIRVFFSRIYKGIPVIILLRALGMTNDREIVNFISQVKEVQELLELPFKEAEGIETVEDALKYIGNKIAFGYAEEYRMQRAEQLIDNVLLPHIGTDKASRYLKAIFLCDMVGRVLETSLGLRKPSDKDHYANKRVKLATPLLMELYRMAFLKLIRDIRYQLEKLLTIRQPTSISTFVRPGIVADFVKHAFATGNWPGGRVGVTQLLNRTNYLATLSHLRRVQSPLSRSQPHFEARDLHGTHWGRICPAETPEGSNCGLVKNLALSAEFSFPMNKREVLDKLYALGVMPLSEAISRKKFLPAKVFIDGLLIGFHPNGQELVAELRSLRRNGEINNNVNVALYNYKHVQEVWINTDEGRVRRPLIIVERGVPKLNRNHVEAIKNRISRFRDLVSMGVIEFLDAEEEENAFVALTPESVTPEHTHMEISPYLTLGIVASIIPYAEHNQSPRNVYECAMGKQALGFFASNYEIRTDSRMHLLVYPQKPLVTTKSIELIGLNDRPIGQNMVVAILSAQGYNMEDAVVLNKSSVERGLGLSLSYRTYEVESRQYLGGQKDKFGIPEPTIRGYKGEQYYRILDADGLAHVEADVSGSMVIVGVMSPPRFMEEYTRAPAREMVWRDASEVVRQSESGVVDQMFITRTDEGNKLVKARVRTTCFVEIGDKFSSRHGQKGVVGMLFPQEDMPYTEDGIVPDLIINPHAFPSRMTIGQLIESIAGKVAAIKAEPVDGTPSLGKKLEELRAELEALGFKSSGTSVMYDGLTGRKFEAEIFIGVVYYQRLHHLVRDKIHARARGQVQLLTRQPTEGRARGGGLKFGEMERDCLVAHGAAYLLLDRLLEQSDKYVAHFCEKCGLPAYYDLKQERLVCRVCGKEASIKSVVMSYAFYLLLNELLSMGIYPRVKLEELV; from the coding sequence ATGCAGAAAGAGAAAGACCAAAAGCTCACCTCGGAAGACCTTTGGTACGTCGCTAGGAGTTTCATAGAAGAAGAAGGGCTAGTTCAACATCAAATCAGGTCTTATAGCTATTTTGTTAGGAAGGGTCTTCAAGACCTCGTCAACTCTTTAGAAGTTCAAGAAATTAAGACGAAGCACGGAATGCTGACCTTTAAGTTTGGTACGATAGAAATAGATAAACCGCGAGTTATCGAGATAGATGGCACAATTAACGATAACATAACGCCCGCCGAATGTAGACTTAGGAAACTCACTTACGCAGCACCGTTATACGCCAAGATGAATCTGTACCTTGACGGCAAGCTCTTATCATCAGAACGTGTAGAGGTTGGAATAATACCGGTGATGGTGAAGAGCGACATATGTCCGTTGTCAAAGATGACTCACGACGAGCTATTAGCCATAGGCGAAGACCCGATGGATCCAGGGGGCTATTTTATAATTAACGGTTCGGAACGTGTAATAGTCGCCATAGAGGATTTAGCACCTAATAAAATACTCGTAACAGAAAAGGAGGTTGGTGGTAAGCCACAATATTCCGCCGTTGTGCTCTCTTCTGCGTTCGGTAGGCAGGCTAAGGTTGAGGTCACGTACAAAGAGGGCAGTCCGATAAGAGTTTTCTTTTCAAGAATCTACAAAGGTATACCAGTCATAATTCTTCTCAGAGCTCTGGGTATGACAAATGATAGAGAAATTGTAAACTTCATATCACAGGTAAAGGAAGTACAGGAGTTACTTGAGCTTCCTTTCAAGGAAGCGGAAGGGATAGAGACGGTTGAAGATGCCTTAAAGTACATAGGCAATAAGATAGCATTCGGCTACGCTGAAGAGTATAGAATGCAAAGGGCTGAACAGTTGATAGATAACGTTCTGCTACCGCACATCGGGACGGATAAGGCGTCGAGATATCTCAAGGCTATATTCTTATGCGATATGGTAGGTAGAGTACTGGAGACCAGTCTAGGGCTTAGGAAGCCCAGCGACAAAGACCATTATGCTAACAAACGCGTGAAGCTAGCGACACCTTTGCTGATGGAACTGTACAGGATGGCATTCCTAAAACTCATAAGGGATATAAGATACCAACTGGAAAAGTTGCTGACCATAAGGCAACCGACGTCCATATCAACGTTTGTGAGACCAGGAATAGTTGCCGACTTTGTCAAACATGCCTTCGCAACTGGAAATTGGCCTGGTGGAAGGGTTGGCGTGACACAGCTGCTGAACAGGACCAATTACTTGGCAACACTAAGTCATCTGAGAAGGGTACAATCACCTTTGAGTAGAAGCCAACCGCATTTTGAGGCAAGAGACCTTCACGGAACACACTGGGGTAGGATATGCCCTGCCGAGACACCGGAAGGCAGCAACTGTGGTCTGGTCAAGAATCTGGCACTATCAGCAGAGTTTTCGTTCCCCATGAATAAACGTGAAGTTCTGGATAAACTCTACGCCCTTGGTGTTATGCCCTTAAGCGAGGCCATAAGTCGGAAAAAGTTCTTGCCTGCAAAAGTGTTTATTGATGGTTTATTGATCGGTTTCCATCCCAACGGACAAGAACTCGTTGCAGAACTCAGGAGCCTAAGAAGGAATGGTGAGATAAATAATAACGTGAACGTTGCGTTGTACAATTACAAGCACGTGCAGGAAGTCTGGATAAACACAGATGAGGGCAGGGTTAGAAGGCCGTTAATAATCGTCGAGAGGGGCGTGCCAAAATTAAATCGTAACCATGTGGAGGCTATAAAGAATAGAATATCTAGGTTCAGAGATCTCGTATCCATGGGCGTAATCGAATTCCTGGACGCAGAAGAAGAGGAAAATGCATTCGTCGCATTAACACCGGAATCCGTCACACCCGAGCATACGCATATGGAGATATCTCCTTACCTAACGCTTGGTATCGTAGCATCGATAATTCCGTATGCTGAACATAACCAGTCTCCGAGGAATGTTTATGAGTGTGCCATGGGAAAGCAGGCCTTAGGCTTTTTCGCATCAAATTACGAAATAAGAACGGACTCCAGGATGCACCTCCTAGTCTATCCCCAGAAACCACTCGTCACAACAAAATCTATCGAGTTGATAGGTCTCAACGACAGGCCGATAGGCCAGAATATGGTAGTCGCGATACTGTCGGCTCAGGGCTACAACATGGAAGACGCCGTCGTGCTCAATAAGTCATCCGTGGAAAGAGGTTTAGGTCTCTCACTAAGCTACAGGACTTACGAAGTAGAGTCAAGACAGTACCTCGGAGGTCAGAAGGATAAATTTGGAATACCAGAACCCACTATAAGGGGTTACAAGGGCGAGCAATACTATAGGATACTGGATGCAGATGGTCTGGCCCATGTAGAAGCCGACGTGAGCGGAAGTATGGTGATAGTCGGCGTCATGAGTCCGCCAAGATTCATGGAAGAATATACGCGTGCGCCTGCAAGGGAAATGGTATGGAGAGATGCATCCGAAGTAGTTAGACAATCTGAGAGCGGCGTCGTTGACCAAATGTTCATAACTAGGACGGATGAGGGCAACAAGCTCGTAAAGGCAAGGGTAAGGACTACGTGCTTCGTCGAGATAGGCGACAAGTTCTCCTCGAGACATGGACAGAAAGGCGTCGTCGGTATGCTCTTCCCACAAGAGGATATGCCATACACCGAGGACGGCATAGTGCCCGACCTGATAATAAACCCGCACGCATTCCCCTCAAGGATGACGATCGGTCAACTTATTGAGAGCATAGCGGGAAAGGTCGCGGCTATAAAAGCCGAGCCCGTCGACGGAACACCATCCCTCGGTAAAAAACTTGAGGAATTAAGGGCAGAACTCGAAGCATTAGGTTTTAAAAGCTCGGGAACTTCCGTCATGTACGATGGTCTGACCGGTAGGAAGTTTGAAGCCGAAATCTTTATCGGCGTAGTTTACTATCAGAGGCTACATCACCTCGTCAGGGATAAAATACATGCAAGAGCACGTGGACAGGTACAGTTGCTGACTCGGCAGCCGACTGAGGGAAGGGCCAGAGGCGGCGGTTTGAAGTTTGGCGAGATGGAGCGTGACTGCTTGGTCGCGCATGGAGCCGCTTATTTGCTACTGGACAGGTTGCTCGAACAATCCGATAAATATGTTGCGCACTTCTGCGAAAAGTGCGGCTTACCTGCCTATTATGACCTTAAGCAAGAGCGCCTTGTGTGCAGAGTATGCGGAAAGGAGGCAAGCATAAAGTCAGTAGTCATGTCGTATGCATTCTACCTCTTACTAAACGAGCTGCTAAGCATGGGAATTTATCCAAGAGTAAAGTTGGAGGAGTTGGTGTAG
- a CDS encoding DNA-directed RNA polymerase subunit H → MTDKTRLSEQGKTQEFSPTKHVLVPKHEIMTKEEVEELLNKYRIKPQQLPYILASDPIVKEIGAKPGDVIRIIRQTETAGKSVYYRLVVRE, encoded by the coding sequence ATGACTGACAAGACTAGGCTCTCAGAACAAGGAAAAACTCAAGAGTTTTCGCCCACTAAGCACGTTTTGGTTCCGAAGCATGAAATAATGACTAAGGAAGAAGTGGAAGAGCTGCTGAATAAGTATCGCATAAAGCCTCAACAGCTTCCGTATATTCTAGCCTCGGACCCGATCGTTAAGGAAATCGGTGCAAAGCCGGGGGACGTAATAAGAATTATAAGGCAGACCGAGACTGCCGGAAAGTCTGTCTACTACAGGCTGGTCGTGAGGGAGTGA